From Hymenobacter sedentarius, a single genomic window includes:
- the sdaAA gene encoding L-serine ammonia-lyase, iron-sulfur-dependent, subunit alpha produces MSLLFNDFASWGEHCAATGEPLYQPVLAYEIEQKGRTEDEIWSGLQRAYDVMRDAVHEGLTGDMTSRSGMINNGAKKIAASPVTVLSPEFKQLITRALGAKEVNSCMGRVVAAPTAGASGILPGVLVTLQDLHKLSDRQILEGLLVAAGIALIIEQNASLAGAVGGCQAETGSAAAMGSGAIVYCLGGPVDQVFAAVAVTIQCMLGLVCDPVAGLVEVPCVVRNASAAAIAFSSAQIAIAGIDPVIPVDQCVAALGEVGQAMETRYKETALGGLANTKRGREIEQRVLVQDINILPDDGE; encoded by the coding sequence ATGTCCCTTCTCTTCAACGACTTCGCCTCCTGGGGCGAGCACTGCGCCGCTACCGGCGAGCCCCTGTACCAACCGGTGTTGGCCTACGAAATTGAGCAGAAAGGCCGCACCGAGGACGAAATATGGAGCGGCCTGCAGCGCGCCTACGACGTGATGCGCGACGCCGTGCACGAGGGCCTGACCGGCGACATGACGTCGCGCTCGGGCATGATAAACAACGGCGCCAAGAAGATTGCCGCCTCGCCCGTTACCGTGCTCTCACCCGAGTTCAAGCAGCTCATCACCCGCGCCCTCGGGGCCAAGGAGGTGAACTCCTGCATGGGCCGCGTAGTGGCCGCGCCCACGGCCGGGGCCTCGGGCATTCTGCCCGGCGTGCTCGTTACGCTGCAGGATTTGCATAAGCTCTCGGACCGGCAGATTTTGGAAGGGCTGCTCGTGGCGGCCGGCATCGCCCTCATTATTGAGCAAAATGCCTCGCTGGCCGGCGCCGTGGGCGGCTGCCAGGCCGAAACCGGCTCGGCCGCCGCCATGGGCAGCGGTGCCATTGTGTATTGCCTCGGCGGGCCCGTAGACCAGGTGTTTGCGGCCGTGGCCGTCACCATTCAGTGCATGCTGGGCTTGGTGTGTGACCCCGTGGCCGGGCTGGTGGAAGTGCCGTGCGTGGTGCGCAACGCATCGGCCGCCGCCATTGCCTTTAGCTCGGCCCAGATTGCCATTGCCGGCATTGACCCGGTTATTCCCGTCGACCAGTGCGTGGCAGCCCTCGGCGAAGTGGGCCAGGCCATGGAAACCCGCTACAAGGAAACGGCCCTCGGTGGCCTGGCAAATACCAAGCGGGGCCGCGAAATTGAGCAGCGCGTGCTGGTGCAGGACATCAATATTCTGCCCGATGATGGGGAATAG
- a CDS encoding GxxExxY protein — protein sequence MEKDELTGRILGIAFRVHTVLGPGLLESVYEVALAHELRKAGLLVATQVEMPVVYDGIRLDLAFRADIVVEGRVILELKSVEALAPVHSKQLLNYLRLSGLKTGLLINFNTISLKDQLIRLSN from the coding sequence ATGGAAAAAGATGAATTGACCGGGCGCATACTGGGCATTGCTTTTCGAGTACATACTGTGCTAGGGCCGGGGCTGTTGGAATCGGTTTACGAAGTGGCACTGGCGCACGAGCTGCGCAAGGCCGGACTGCTGGTAGCCACGCAAGTAGAGATGCCCGTGGTGTACGACGGCATCCGGCTGGATTTAGCTTTCCGGGCAGATATTGTGGTAGAAGGCCGCGTTATTCTAGAGCTAAAATCAGTTGAAGCTTTGGCGCCTGTCCACTCCAAGCAACTGCTGAATTACCTGAGGCTTTCCGGCTTAAAGACTGGCTTGTTGATTAACTTCAACACCATCTCCCTGAAAGACCAGCTCATTCGCCTTTCAAACTGA
- a CDS encoding LutB/LldF family L-lactate oxidation iron-sulfur protein, protein MKAEQFQKDSEAKAFDREHRRKIRFNIGKYDAAVSAGMKLYDHHELARDRGAYLKATVLEKLDEYLLQFEAAFTARGGRVIWARDAAEALAEIGKLTKARNAKTVVKAKSMTTEEIHLNKYLATQGVESVETDLGEYIVQLNGERPYHIVTPAMHLSKADINDIFVKHLGTESTDDAQQLVLTARHLLRNKYTAAEVGVTGGNFLIAKEGAVAVTENEGNARLSATFPKLHIAVVGIEKVIPQLTDLDLFWPLLSTSGTGQQVTVYNTVYFGPRQPGETDGPEEMVVILLDNGRTNLLAQPDKRAALRCIRCGACLNVCPVYKNIGGHTYETTYSGPIGSVISPHLSGLPEHKHLSYASSLCGACTSVCPVRIPLHNLLLLNRQQSVEEGYAPTEEKIAIGLWKWSMQHRWALDLLPATVKDWSLSRLLGQVGWSKRREALAIAPQSFREMWKQRRPAQR, encoded by the coding sequence GTGAAGGCAGAACAATTCCAAAAGGACTCCGAAGCCAAGGCCTTCGACCGCGAGCACCGCCGCAAAATCCGGTTCAACATCGGCAAGTATGACGCGGCCGTGAGCGCCGGTATGAAGCTCTACGACCACCACGAGCTGGCCCGCGACCGCGGCGCCTACCTCAAGGCCACCGTGCTCGAGAAGCTGGACGAGTACCTGCTGCAGTTCGAAGCCGCCTTCACGGCCCGGGGCGGCCGGGTCATCTGGGCGCGCGACGCGGCGGAGGCCCTGGCCGAAATCGGCAAGCTCACCAAGGCCCGCAACGCCAAAACGGTGGTAAAGGCCAAGAGCATGACCACCGAAGAAATCCACCTCAACAAGTACCTCGCGACGCAGGGCGTGGAATCGGTGGAAACGGACCTGGGCGAATACATTGTGCAGCTCAACGGCGAGCGGCCCTACCACATCGTGACGCCGGCCATGCACCTGAGCAAGGCCGACATCAACGACATCTTCGTGAAGCACCTGGGCACGGAGAGCACCGACGACGCTCAGCAGCTGGTGCTCACGGCCCGCCACTTGCTGCGAAACAAGTACACCGCGGCCGAAGTGGGCGTGACCGGCGGCAACTTCCTTATTGCCAAAGAAGGCGCCGTGGCCGTGACCGAAAACGAAGGCAATGCCCGCCTGTCGGCCACTTTTCCCAAGCTGCATATTGCGGTGGTGGGCATCGAGAAGGTCATTCCGCAGCTGACGGACCTGGACTTGTTCTGGCCGCTGCTCAGCACCAGCGGCACGGGTCAGCAGGTCACGGTGTACAACACGGTGTACTTCGGCCCGCGCCAGCCCGGCGAGACCGACGGCCCGGAAGAAATGGTGGTCATTCTGCTCGACAACGGCCGCACCAACCTGCTGGCCCAGCCAGACAAGCGCGCCGCCCTGCGATGCATCCGCTGCGGCGCTTGCCTGAACGTGTGCCCCGTGTACAAGAACATCGGCGGCCACACCTACGAAACCACCTACTCCGGGCCCATCGGCTCGGTCATCAGCCCGCACCTGAGTGGCCTGCCCGAGCACAAGCACCTGAGCTACGCCAGCAGCCTGTGCGGCGCCTGCACCAGCGTGTGCCCGGTGCGCATCCCACTGCACAACCTTTTGCTGCTCAACCGGCAGCAGAGCGTGGAGGAAGGCTACGCGCCCACCGAAGAGAAAATAGCCATCGGCCTGTGGAAGTGGAGCATGCAGCACCGCTGGGCCCTGGATTTGCTGCCCGCCACCGTGAAGGACTGGAGCCTGAGCCGCCTGCTGGGCCAGGTGGGCTGGAGCAAGCGGCGCGAGGCCCTGGCCATTGCCCCGCAGTCGTTTCGGGAGATGTGGAAGCAGCGACGGCCGGCTCAACGCTAA
- the msrB gene encoding peptide-methionine (R)-S-oxide reductase MsrB, translating into MQTWNDVIRLANNPIPSPRRVEKTPAEWRQLLTPEQFHVTREHGTERAFTGEYCEAHEAGLYACVCCGTPLYDSRTKFESGTGWPSFTQPVDESAIRYKKDTSYGMTRVEVLCNVCDAHQGHVFPDGPPPGGLRLCINSASIKLVTETENQPAA; encoded by the coding sequence ATGCAAACCTGGAACGATGTCATTCGCCTTGCCAATAACCCCATTCCCTCGCCGCGCCGCGTAGAGAAAACCCCCGCCGAGTGGCGCCAGCTGCTCACACCGGAGCAGTTTCACGTTACGCGAGAGCACGGCACCGAGCGCGCCTTCACCGGCGAGTACTGCGAGGCCCACGAAGCCGGCCTGTACGCCTGTGTATGCTGCGGCACCCCGCTCTACGATTCGCGCACCAAGTTTGAGTCGGGCACGGGCTGGCCCAGCTTCACCCAGCCCGTCGACGAAAGCGCCATTCGCTACAAGAAGGACACCAGCTACGGCATGACCCGCGTGGAAGTGCTTTGCAACGTGTGCGATGCCCACCAGGGCCACGTGTTTCCCGACGGCCCGCCTCCCGGGGGCCTGCGGCTGTGCATCAATTCGGCCAGCATCAAGCTGGTGACGGAAACCGAAAACCAACCCGCCGCCTAA
- a CDS encoding M28 family peptidase, translated as MKKLVLCGLLALASVLPAMAQQAPAKVKIKLKDLARRGKATASTATDWSRTYAATIRPEELRQHLTVVASDSFQGREVGRPGQKLAADYLVKQFAALGLQGPVPGSDNPYLQHFPLIRSTPVDGGYVRVSGQRYEWLSDFFSYGPMPSPFRTETVSKPVFVGFGVEQGAYSDYAGLDVQGKDVVAIMGEPQDERGRKLLKPNGRPADYWESGLRKAVLAKAKGARSIFLMTFAPTAAFQQEAAKFAPSLREPAYSLPDPGPAIVDTVREDLPPGIGVYLTSQEMGLQLAGTDLPGLIEYVRAVGRAGKPVPAAFAPPAVTIYVPQTQEPLITENVLGFLEGTDKKDEVLVISAHYDHLGVKHDTIYNGADDDGSGTVALLEIAQAFAKAKKEGHGPRRSILFIAMTAEEEGLFGSEYYTAHPVVPLANTIADLNIDMVGRTDRKHSPKKHFVDIVGSNKLSSELHRINEAANRTYTHLELDYRYNVPNEPEHIYYRSDHYNFARRKIPVIFYTTGEHADYHKATDDVDKIEFDKLTERAQLVFHTAWELTNRDRRIVVDSNRP; from the coding sequence ATGAAAAAACTCGTCTTGTGCGGGCTGTTGGCCTTGGCCAGCGTACTTCCGGCCATGGCCCAACAGGCCCCGGCCAAGGTCAAAATCAAGCTTAAGGATCTGGCTAGGAGGGGCAAGGCGACGGCTTCGACCGCCACGGATTGGTCGCGCACGTATGCCGCTACCATCCGGCCCGAAGAGCTGCGCCAGCACCTGACCGTTGTGGCATCGGACTCGTTTCAGGGCCGCGAAGTGGGCCGGCCTGGGCAGAAACTGGCGGCTGACTACTTAGTGAAGCAGTTTGCGGCGCTGGGGTTGCAAGGCCCCGTGCCGGGCAGCGACAACCCGTACTTGCAGCATTTCCCGCTCATCCGCAGCACTCCTGTGGACGGAGGCTATGTGCGCGTGAGCGGCCAGCGCTACGAGTGGCTGAGCGACTTTTTCAGCTATGGCCCCATGCCGTCGCCCTTCCGCACCGAGACGGTTTCAAAGCCGGTCTTTGTGGGTTTTGGGGTGGAGCAGGGCGCGTATTCCGATTACGCCGGGCTCGACGTGCAGGGCAAGGACGTGGTGGCCATCATGGGCGAGCCGCAGGACGAGCGGGGCCGCAAGCTGCTCAAGCCCAACGGCCGCCCGGCCGACTACTGGGAATCGGGCCTGCGCAAAGCCGTTCTGGCCAAAGCCAAAGGTGCGCGCAGCATCTTTCTGATGACGTTTGCGCCCACGGCGGCGTTCCAGCAGGAGGCGGCCAAGTTTGCCCCATCGTTGCGGGAGCCGGCTTATTCACTGCCGGACCCCGGCCCGGCCATCGTCGATACCGTGCGCGAGGACCTGCCGCCGGGCATCGGCGTGTACCTGACCTCGCAGGAAATGGGGCTGCAGCTGGCCGGCACCGACCTGCCGGGGCTGATTGAATACGTCCGGGCCGTTGGGCGGGCGGGCAAGCCGGTACCGGCCGCTTTTGCGCCCCCGGCCGTGACCATCTACGTGCCCCAGACCCAGGAGCCGCTCATCACCGAAAACGTGCTGGGCTTCTTGGAAGGCACCGATAAGAAGGACGAGGTATTGGTAATATCCGCCCACTACGACCACCTGGGCGTGAAGCACGACACCATCTATAACGGGGCCGACGACGACGGCTCAGGCACCGTGGCCTTGCTGGAAATAGCTCAGGCTTTTGCTAAGGCCAAGAAGGAAGGCCACGGCCCGCGCCGCAGCATCCTGTTCATCGCCATGACAGCGGAGGAAGAAGGCCTCTTCGGCTCCGAGTACTACACCGCGCACCCGGTGGTGCCGCTGGCCAATACCATTGCCGACCTGAACATCGACATGGTGGGCCGCACCGACCGCAAGCACAGCCCCAAGAAGCACTTCGTGGACATCGTGGGCTCAAACAAGCTGTCGTCGGAGCTGCACCGCATCAACGAAGCGGCCAACCGCACCTACACCCACCTGGAGCTGGACTACCGCTACAACGTACCCAACGAGCCGGAGCACATCTACTACCGCTCCGACCATTACAACTTTGCGCGGCGCAAAATCCCGGTCATTTTTTATACCACCGGGGAGCACGCCGACTACCACAAAGCCACCGACGACGTGGACAAAATTGAGTTCGACAAGCTTACCGAGCGGGCGCAGCTGGTGTTTCATACGGCCTGGGAACTGACGAATCGGGACCGGCGGATTGTGGTGGATTCTAATCGGCCTTGA